A genomic segment from Pseudorca crassidens isolate mPseCra1 chromosome 4, mPseCra1.hap1, whole genome shotgun sequence encodes:
- the TBC1D1 gene encoding TBC1 domain family member 1 isoform X8, which translates to MGEEEAFNMLKFLMFDMGLRKQYRPDMIILQIQMYQLSRLLHDYHRDLYNHLEEHEIGPSLYAAPWFLTVFASQFPLGFVARVFDMIFLQGSEVIFKVALSLLGSHKPLILQHENLETIVDFIKSTLPNLGLVQMEKTISQVFVMDISKQLQAYEVEYHVLQEELIDPSPLSDNQRMDRLEKTNSSLRKQNLDLLEQLQVANGRIQSLEATIEKLLTSESKLKQATLALELERSALLQTVERLQGQTAELGGPEPDPVPPEPAGH; encoded by the exons ATGGGCGAAGAAGAGGCATTCAACATGCTCAAGTTCCTGATGTTTGACATGGGTCTGCGGAAACAGTATCGGCCAGACATGATTATTTTACAG ATCCAGATGTACCAGCTCTCGAGGCTGCTCCACGACTACCACCGAGACCTGTACAATCACCTGGAGGAGCACGAGATCGGCCCCAGCCTCTACGCCGCGCCCTGGTTCCTCACAGTGTTCGCCTCGCAGTTCCCCCTGGGGTTCGTAGCCAGAGTCTttg ATATGATCTTTCTTCAGGGATCAGAGGTCATATTTAAAGTGGCTTTAAGTCTGTTGGGAAGCCATAAGCCCTTGATTCTGCAACATGAAAACCTAGAAACTATAGTTGACTTTATAAAAAGCACGCTACCCAACCTGGGCTTGGTGCAGATGGAAAAGACCATCAGTCAG GTGTTTGTGATGGACATCTCTAAACAGTTACAAGCTTATGAAGTTGAGTACCACGTGCTTCAGGAAGAACTTATCGATCCCTCTCCTCTCAGTGACAACCAAAGAATGGACAGATTAGAGAAAACCAACAGCAGCTTACGCAAACAGAACCTTGACCTCCTTGAACAACTGCAG GTGGCTAATGGGAGGATCCAGAGCCTGGAAGCCACCATTGAGAAGCTCCTGACCAGTGAAAGCAAGCTGAAGCAAGCGACCCTGGCCTTGGAGCTGGAGAGGTCAGCCCTGCTGCAGACGGTGGAGCGGCTCCAGGGGCAGACGGCAGAGCTGGGCGGCCCAGAGCCTGACCCCGTACCACCCGAGCCTGCGGGCCACTGA